A genomic window from Pyricularia oryzae 70-15 chromosome 7, whole genome shotgun sequence includes:
- a CDS encoding sulfate adenylyltransferase, which yields MANPPHGGVLKDLLARDAPRNAELAAEAETLPALLLTERQLCDLELIITGGFSPLEGFMTEKDYNGVVKENRLTDGALFSMPITLDLSQQTIDENGVKPGARITLRDFRDDRNLTILTVEDVYRPDKQLEAKEVFGGDPEHPAVNYLFNTAGEFYVGGKLEAVNRLQHYDFVDLRYTPAELRTHFDKLGWSRVVAFQTRNPMHRAHRELTVRAARSHHANVLIHPVVGLTKPGDIDHFTRVRVYKALLPRYPNGMAVLGLLPLAMRMGGPREAIWHAIIRKNHGATHFIVGRDHAGPGKNSAGVDFYGPYDAQYAVEKYKDELGIEVVPFQMMTYLPDSDEYAPVDTIEKGVRTLNISGTELRSRLRSGRDIPEWFSYPEVVKVLRESHPPRSQQGFTIFLTGYQNSGKDQIARALQVTLNQQGGRSVSMLLGETVRSELSSELGFSREDRDKNIGRIAFVASELTRSGAAVIAAPIAPFEASRQHARELVEKHGDFYLVWVNTPLEHCEKTDKRGIYKRARAGEIKGFTGVDDPYENPVKPDLTVDVSKQSVRSIVHQIVLTLESKGLLDRL from the coding sequence ATGGCCAACCCTCCCCACGGCGGTGTCCTCAAGGACCTGTTGGCCCGCGATGCTCCCCGCAATGCTGAGCTGGCCGCCGAGGCAGAGACGCTGCCCGCACTCCTGCTGACCGAGCGTCAGCTTTGTGATCTGGAGCTGATCATCACTGGTGGCTTTTCCCCTCTGGAGGGCTTCATGACTGAGAAGGACTACAATGGCGTCGTCAAGGAGAACCGTTTGACCGACGGTGCCCTCTTCAGCATGCCCATAACCCTCGACCTGTCGCAACAGACCATTGACGAGAATGGTGTCAAGCCCGGTGCCCGCATCACTCTGCGCGACTTCCGTGACGACCGCAACCTGACCATTCTCACAGTTGAGGATGTCTACCGCCCGGACAAGCAGctcgaggccaaggaggTCTTTGGCGGCGATCCCGAGCACCCTGCCGTCAACTACCTCTTCAACACGGCTGGTGAGTTCTACGTCGGCGGTAAGCTCGAGGCTGTCAACCGCCTGCAGCACTACGACTTTGTCGACCTGCGGTACACCCCCGCTGAGCTGCGCACACACTTCGACAAGCTCGGCTGGAGCCGGGTCGTCGCCTTCCAGACCCGCAACCCCATGCACCGCGCCCACCGTGAACTGACGGTCCGCGCTGCCCGCTCGCACCACGCCAACGTCCTCATCCACCCCGTCGTCGGCCTGACCAAGCCCGGCGACATTGACCACTTTACGCGCGTGCGCGTCTACAAGGCCCTCCTCCCTCGCTACCCCAACGGCATGGCGGTCCTGGGTCTGCTGCCGCTGGCCATGCGCATGGGTGGACCCCGCGAGGCCATCTGGCACGCCATCATCCGCAAGAACCACGGTGCCACGCACTTCATCGTGGGCAGGGACCACGCCGGACCGGGCAAGAACAGCGCCGGCGTCGACTTTTACGGCCCGTACGACGCCCAGTACGCCGTCGAGAAGTACAAGGACGAGCTTGGCATCGAGGTCGTGCCCTTCCAGATGATGACCTACCTGCCCGACAGCGACGAGTACGCTCCCGTCGACACGATCGAGAAGGGCGTCAGGACGCTCAATATCAGCGGAACCGAGCTTCGCTCCAGGCTGCGCAGCGGCAGGGACATTCCTGAGTGGTTCTCGTATCCCGAGGTGGTCAAGGTTCTCCGCGAGAGCCACCCGCCTCGATCGCAGCAGGGTTTCACCATCTTCCTGACGGGTTACCAAAACAGCGGCAAGGACCAGATCGCGCGTGCGCTCCAGGTGACGCTGAACCAGCAGGGCGGCCGGTCCGTGTCAATGCTGCTCGGTGAGACGGTGCGCAGTGAGCTCTCGTCGGAGCTGGGCTTCTCGCGCGAGGATCGCGACAAGAACATTGGCCGCATCGCCTTTGTTGCATCCGAGCTGACCCGCTCCGGAGCGGCCGTCATCGCCGCCCCGATCGCACCCTTTGAGGCCTCCAGGCAGCACGCCAGGGAGCTCGTGGAAAAGCACGGCGACTTCTACCTCGTCTGGGTCAACACACCGCTCGAGCACTGCGAGAAGACGGACAAGCGCGGCATCTACaagcgcgcccgcgccggcgAGATCAAGGGCTTCACAGGAGTCGACGACCCCTACGAGAACCCCGTCAAACCGGACCTGACGGTCGACGTTTCCAAGCAGTCTGTGCGGTCCATTGTTCACCAGATCGTGCTGACGTTGGAGAGCAAGGGGCTGCTTGATCGTTTGTAA